The following coding sequences are from one Epinephelus moara isolate mb chromosome 7, YSFRI_EMoa_1.0, whole genome shotgun sequence window:
- the dbr1 gene encoding lariat debranching enzyme, protein MKIAVEGCCHGELDKIYETIGYLEKKEGVKVDLLLCCGDFQAVRNEGDMKCMAVPAKYRTMQTFYKYYSGEKKAPVLTIFIGGNHEASNHLQELPYGGWVAPNIYYLGYAGVVRYKGIRIGGLSGIFKSRDYRRGHHEFPPYNPDTLRSVYHIRNIEVFKLKQIQMPIDIFMSHDWPRGIYHYGSTGELLRKKKFLRQEVESNTLGSPAAEELLAYLQPSYWFSAHLHVKFAAVMQHPPKGNAAPRLTKFLSLDKCLPYREFLQIVDVPDRPGSSEGLEYDPEWLAILKATNSLQRTTPNPWNPPENNGLHERWDFRPSEVAMMQVVEDLNGDLAIPDNFSQTVTPYDPNRPQPYAAPSCSTNPQTTELCATLGLTDLYAYAGQGGGDLGRIQGSTGGEEDDEDGNSVGSADEPSEYPTDTSGLSNSFNPDEITIEDEWEEEEGNEEAEDRSNSEAAVKGAQLSDVPVGEVHTPSRMVLPPPKSDASPSLLSKLMNLPPPSHSTPATVRTNSGAEREEHCEDDDEDASAVRVPKRTSDEAEAPGSRGPTPRIKRRNQVIYTAVEDDESEG, encoded by the exons ATGAAGATTGCAGTGGAGGGCTGTTGCCATGGCGAGCTGGACAAGATCTACGAGACAATCGGCTATTTGGAGAAGAAGGAAGGGGTGAAAGTGgacctgctgctctgctgcgGAGACTTCCAAGCAGTGCGAAATGAGGGAGACATGAAGTGCATGGCGGTACCTGCCAAGTACAGGACGATGCAGACCTTTTACAA ATACTATTCTGGAGAGAAGAAGGCTCCGGTCCTGACCATCTTCATCGGAGGGAACCATGAGGCTTCCAACCACCTGCAGGAGCTGCCATATGGCGGTTGGGTGGCGCCCAACATCTATTACCTGG GTTATGCTGGTGTTGTCCGCTACAAAGGGATCAGAATTGGCGGCTTGTCTGGAATCTTCAAGTCCCGCGACTACAGAAGGG GTCACCATGAATTCCCTCCATACAATCCTGATACACTTCGAAGTGTTTACCACATCCGAAATATTGAGGTCTTCAAATTAAAACAG ATCCAGATGCCCATCGACATTTTTATGAGCCACGACTGGCCTCGTGGAATCTACCACTATGGCAGTACGGGCGAGTTGTTGCGAAAGAAGAAGTTTCTGCGTCAGGAGGTGGAGTCCAACACTCTGGGTAGTCCTGCTGCAGAGGAGCTCCTAGCTTACCTCCAGCCCAGCTACTGGTTCTCTGCTCATCTGCATGTCAAATTTGCTGCTGTTATGCAGCATCCG CCCAAAGGTAACGCTGCCCCACGTCTGACCAAATTCCTGTCGCTGGATAAATGTCTGCCCTACAGGGAATTCTTACAG ATTGTGGATGTGCCAGACAGACCGGGTTCATCTGAGGGTCTTGAGTATGATCCAGAGTGGCTTGCTATTCTGAAGGCCACCAACAGTCTGCAGAGGACCACCCCTAACCCCTGGAACCCCCCAGAGAATAATGGCCTGCATGAACG GTGGGACTTCAGACCCTCAGAGGTGGCCATGATGCAGGTAGTGGAGGATCTCAACGGTGACCTCGCCATTCCAGACAACTTCAGCCAGACTGTGACACCGTATGACCCCAACAGGCCTCAGCCCTACGCCGCTCCCAGCTGCAGCACCAACCCTCAGACCACTGAGCTCTGTGCCACGTTAGGTCTCACAGACCTCTACGCCTACGCCGGGCAGGGAGGCGGTGATCTGGGGAGAATTCAGGGCAGtactggaggagaggaggatgatgaagatggAAATAGTGTGGGAAGTGCGGATGAGCCCAGCGAGTACCCGACCGACACCTCAGGATTGTCCAATTCATTTAACCCTGATGAGATCACAATAGAGGATgagtgggaggaagaggagggaaacGAGGAGGCTGAGGACAGGTCTAACTCAGAGGCAGCAGTAAAGGGAGCTCAGCTCTCTGATGTACCTGTAGGTGAAGTCCACACCCCCAGCCGCATGGTTCTGCCTCCACCCAAATCTGACGCCTCCCCCAGTCTACTGTCCAAACTGATGAACCTGCCGCCTCCCTCTCACTCTACGCCAGCAACAGTCCGCACTAACTCTGGAGCAGAAAGGGAAGAACActgtgaggatgatgatgaagatgctTCAGCTGTACGTGTCCCAAAACGTACCAGTGATGAGGCCGAGGCTCCTGGCAGCAGAGGCCCGACTCCGAGAATCAAACGCAGGAACCAGGTCATCTATACGGCAGTGGAGGATGACGAGAGTGAGGGTTAG